One genomic window of Erinaceus europaeus chromosome 7, mEriEur2.1, whole genome shotgun sequence includes the following:
- the BZW1 gene encoding eIF5-mimic protein 2 isoform X2, giving the protein MLLEQNLITADMQKHSLTFWWLVECWVRVFNKLIRRYKYLEKGFEDEVKKLLLFLKGFSESERNKLAMLTGVLLANGTLNASILNSLYNENLVKEGVSAAFAVKLFKSWINEKDINAVAASLRKVSMDNRLMELFPANKQSVEHFTKYFTEAGLKELSEYVRNQQTIGARKELQKELQEQMSRGDPFKDIILYVKEEMKKNNIPEPVVIGIVWSSVMSTVEWNKKEELVAEQAIKHLKQYSPLLAAFTTQGQSELTLLLKIQEYCYDNIHFMKAFQKIVVLFYKAEVLSEEPILKWYKDAHVAKGKSVFLEQMKKFVEWLKNAEEESESEAEEGD; this is encoded by the exons ATGCTTCTGGAGCAAAACTTGATTACCGCCGATATGCAGAAACACTCTTTGACATTCTGGTGGCTGGTGGAATGCTGGGTACGT GTTTTTAACAAGTTAATCAGGCGCTACAAGTACTTGGAGAAAGGTTTTGAAGATGAAGTGAAAAAG TTGCTCCTGTTCTTGAAGGGGTTTTCAGAGTCCGAGAGGAACAAGTTGGCTATGTTGACTGGTGTTCTTCTAGCTAATGGGACACTCAACGCATCCATTCTCAATAGCCTTTATAATGAGAATTTGGTTAAAGAAG GGGTTTCAGCAGCTTTTGCTGTGAAGCTCTTTAAATCATGGATAAATGAGAAAGATATCAATGCAGTAGCTGCGAGTCTTCGAAAAGTCAGCATGGATAACAGACTGATG GAACTTTTTCCTGCCAATAAACAAAGCGTTGAGCACTTCACTAAGTATTTCACTGAGGCTGGTTTAAAAGAACTCTCAGAATATGTTCGAAATCAGCAAACCATAGGAGCCCGGAAGGAACTTCAAAAAGAACTTCAAGAACAGATGTCCCGTGGTGATCCATTTAAGGAT ATAATCTTGTATGTCaaggaggagatgaagaaaaaCAATATCCCAGAACCTGTTGTCATTGGAATAGTCTGGTCCAGTGTAATGAGCACAGTCGAATGGAACAAAAAAGAGGAGCTTGTAGCAGAGCAAGCCATCAAGCACTTGAAG caATACAGCCCTCTACTTGCTGCCTTTACTACTCAAGGTCAGTCTGAGCTGACTCTGTTGTTGAAGATTCAGGAGTATTGCTATGACAACATCCATTTCATGAAGGCCTTCCAGAAAATAGTGGTGCTTTTTTATAAag CTGAAGTCCTGAGCGAAGAACCCATTCTGAAGTGGTATAAAGACGCACATGTTGCAAAGGGGAAAAGCGTCTTCCTTGAACAAATGAAGAAGTTTGTAGAGTGGCTCAAAAATGCTGAagaag AATCTGAGTCTGAAGCTGAAGAAGGTGACTGA
- the BZW1 gene encoding eIF5-mimic protein 2 isoform X1: MNNQKQQKPTLSGQRFKTRKRDEKERFDPTQFQDCIIQGLTETGTDLEAVAKFLDASGAKLDYRRYAETLFDILVAGGMLAPGGTLADDMMRTDVCVFAAQEDLETMQAFAQVFNKLIRRYKYLEKGFEDEVKKLLLFLKGFSESERNKLAMLTGVLLANGTLNASILNSLYNENLVKEGVSAAFAVKLFKSWINEKDINAVAASLRKVSMDNRLMELFPANKQSVEHFTKYFTEAGLKELSEYVRNQQTIGARKELQKELQEQMSRGDPFKDIILYVKEEMKKNNIPEPVVIGIVWSSVMSTVEWNKKEELVAEQAIKHLKQYSPLLAAFTTQGQSELTLLLKIQEYCYDNIHFMKAFQKIVVLFYKAEVLSEEPILKWYKDAHVAKGKSVFLEQMKKFVEWLKNAEEESESEAEEGD, encoded by the exons ATGAAAAAGAGAGGTTTGACCCTACTCAGTTTCAAGACTGCATTATTCAAGGCTTAACTGAAACTGGTACTGATTTGGAAGCAGTAGCAAAGTTTCTTGATGCTTCTGGAGCAAAACTTGATTACCGCCGATATGCAGAAACACTCTTTGACATTCTGGTGGCTGGTGGAATGCTGG CCCCAGGTGGTACACTGGCAGATGACATGATGCGCACAGATGTCTGTGTGTTCGCAGCACAAGAAGACTTGGAGACCATGCAGGCATTTGCTCAG GTTTTTAACAAGTTAATCAGGCGCTACAAGTACTTGGAGAAAGGTTTTGAAGATGAAGTGAAAAAG TTGCTCCTGTTCTTGAAGGGGTTTTCAGAGTCCGAGAGGAACAAGTTGGCTATGTTGACTGGTGTTCTTCTAGCTAATGGGACACTCAACGCATCCATTCTCAATAGCCTTTATAATGAGAATTTGGTTAAAGAAG GGGTTTCAGCAGCTTTTGCTGTGAAGCTCTTTAAATCATGGATAAATGAGAAAGATATCAATGCAGTAGCTGCGAGTCTTCGAAAAGTCAGCATGGATAACAGACTGATG GAACTTTTTCCTGCCAATAAACAAAGCGTTGAGCACTTCACTAAGTATTTCACTGAGGCTGGTTTAAAAGAACTCTCAGAATATGTTCGAAATCAGCAAACCATAGGAGCCCGGAAGGAACTTCAAAAAGAACTTCAAGAACAGATGTCCCGTGGTGATCCATTTAAGGAT ATAATCTTGTATGTCaaggaggagatgaagaaaaaCAATATCCCAGAACCTGTTGTCATTGGAATAGTCTGGTCCAGTGTAATGAGCACAGTCGAATGGAACAAAAAAGAGGAGCTTGTAGCAGAGCAAGCCATCAAGCACTTGAAG caATACAGCCCTCTACTTGCTGCCTTTACTACTCAAGGTCAGTCTGAGCTGACTCTGTTGTTGAAGATTCAGGAGTATTGCTATGACAACATCCATTTCATGAAGGCCTTCCAGAAAATAGTGGTGCTTTTTTATAAag CTGAAGTCCTGAGCGAAGAACCCATTCTGAAGTGGTATAAAGACGCACATGTTGCAAAGGGGAAAAGCGTCTTCCTTGAACAAATGAAGAAGTTTGTAGAGTGGCTCAAAAATGCTGAagaag AATCTGAGTCTGAAGCTGAAGAAGGTGACTGA